GAATTGGGCTTTCTATCGGAATGAAACAAATTTCAGAACCGAAAAATCTCATACGTTTTTATTCTATCAATAATGCTAAAAGTATGCGCTTTGCCATGATATGGACGCCTGTTTTCTTGGGTATTTCTTTGGTGTGCGTAATGGGCCTGGGGGCTTTGGTGCATGGGATGGCGACTCAAGAAGAAGCAAACTATTTAATACATAATACCGATGAGGTCGTAGGGTTTATGCTTGATAAGTATGACAATAAATTGGTTAGCGGTATTTGTGTTGCTGGTCTTTTTGCTGCGGGGATGTCTTCTTTGGCCTCGGTAATCATTATCGTTGGAACTGCATTTGTAAAGGATGTTTGGCATGTTATCAAACCTATGCCAGAAAATAGGATTATTTCAAGAACCAAATGGTTTATGGCTATTTACTGTAGTATTGTTTTTGGGATGACCCTCTTTCCAATGGCAGGGATTGTAGAACTAACTGCGTTTGCTGGGGCGGTCTTCGCGGCCAGTTTCTTTCCTGCAATTTTTGGAGGTTTATATCTAAAGTGGGGAACAGATTTAGGGGCTATGGCCTCTATGATAGCAGGTATGGTAGTAAATATTACTTGGCGATTTGCTTTTCGATTTGAATATGAAACCTTAAATGATATACACGAAATTATTCCAGCATTCCTAATTTCGATGCTTACTTATGTGGTGGTGAGTTTATGTAGCATAAAACGAATTCCTGATGAAAAACACTTGGAAAAGGTATTCGGAAAAGCTTAAATAATTAGTCCTTAAAAATAGGGGTCTGCGCTAAATTTATTAGCCTCTCATCGGTTTCCTTTAAAATCCTTTTAGTTCGTAAATAGCGGTCTCTATTAAACTCGTCATAATTTTCAGCACTCGGATCCATACTGCTTATCCGAACCATTTCTGAGGCGTGAATGAACTCGTTATCACCAATCCACATACCTACATGTACCACTTTTTCTGCAGTAGAATCCGTGACTTTCCTTCCAAAGAATAAAAGATCACCCCTTTCCAAATTTTCAAAATTGCTAATCGAATCTATAGGTTTACCGGTATTTACCTGTTGGGAGGCATCCCTGGGGATAACCATCCCGTTAAGGAAAT
This sequence is a window from Maribacter aestuarii. Protein-coding genes within it:
- a CDS encoding sodium:solute symporter family transporter; its protein translation is MTKSGAPIQSGLVTFGELVSFLYILGIGLSIGMKQISEPKNLIRFYSINNAKSMRFAMIWTPVFLGISLVCVMGLGALVHGMATQEEANYLIHNTDEVVGFMLDKYDNKLVSGICVAGLFAAGMSSLASVIIIVGTAFVKDVWHVIKPMPENRIISRTKWFMAIYCSIVFGMTLFPMAGIVELTAFAGAVFAASFFPAIFGGLYLKWGTDLGAMASMIAGMVVNITWRFAFRFEYETLNDIHEIIPAFLISMLTYVVVSLCSIKRIPDEKHLEKVFGKA